CGATCGACCGCTGCGTGGCGATCGAGGACTCGGCGACCGGGGTGGCCAGCGCGGTCGCCGCCGGCGCGGCGGTGCTGGCCGTGCCGGCCGAGGTGCCGCTCGTACCCCGCGACGGCGTACACCAGTTGGAGAGCCTGCTCGCGGCGGACCTGGAACTGCTGACCGGGCTGCTCGTCCGCTCCCGCGCCTGACAGCGGACGTGCGGAAGGGCCCTGTTCCAGGGTGGGAACAGGGCCCTTCCGCCATACCTCAGTCGTGGGCGATGGCACCCAGGACGTTGATCCGGGCGGCCCGGATCGCCGGCAGGACCGCGGCGACCACGCCGATGATCGCGGCCAGGCCGAGGAAGACCCCCATCTGACCCCAGGGCAGCACCAGCTTGGTGATCCCCTCGTCGCGCAGGGCCTCCACCACCGCGGCGCCGAGGCCGGCGCCGACGACGACGCCGAGCAGCGCGCCGAACACCGAGATCACCACCGCCTCCACGGTGATCATTCCCATGGTCTGCGACCGGCGCAGGCCGATGGCGCGCAGCAGGCCCAGCTCGCGGGTCCGCTCCAGCACCGACAGGGCCAGGGTGTTGATGATGCCGAGTACGGCGATCACGATGGCCAGCGCCAACAGGATGCGGATCATCGTGAGCAGCCCGTCGAGTTGGCCGGCCTGCTCCTCGATGAACGCGTCCCGGTCGGCCACCGCGACCTCCGGGCTGTCCGCCAGTAGCGCCTCCACCCGAGGCAGCACGTCGGCGACCCGGGTGCCCGGCTCCAGCTGGAGGTAACCCTGGATCGGTTGGGGGATGCTGAAGTCGCGGGCCGCGTCCGCGGACAGCGCCACCGGGCCGAACAGCGGGGAACTCTCGTAGATGCCGGTGACCGTGTAGGGCCGTTCCTCACCGCGGGCCAGTTGCACCGGCACCGTCGAGCCCACCGACAGGCCCCGCGTCTGCGCCATGTCCGAGCTGATCAGCATCTGGCCCGGCCCCACCCGCTCGATGTCACCGGCGGCGGGGACGGCCCCGAACATCTGCCGCAGCGCGGTGGGTTCGCTGCTGGCCCCCACCCAGGTGCGCTCCCCGTTGATCATCGCCATGTCGCCGTACTCGCCGTCGACCAGGCGGACCCCCGGGATCGCCTTCGCCTCCTCCAGCACCGCCGGGTCGAAGGTCGGCGGGCGGGGACCGGTCTGCGTCCCGGCGATCACCAGCTCGGCCTTGATGCTGTCCTGGGCCAGACCGCTGATGCTGCTCTTGGCCGAGTCCAGGATCACCGTGATGCCGGTGACCAGGGCGATGCCGACCATCAGTGCGGCCGCGGTGATCGCCGTGCGGCGCGGGTTGCGACCGGAGTTGAGCCGGCCCAGCTTGCCCGGCACCCAGCCGGAGAAGACCGCGCCGAGCGCCGCCACCACCGGCCGGCTGATCAGCGGCGTCAGCAGGGCCACCCCGATGAACGCGAACAGCACGCCACCGAGGATCGCGGCCAGGGTGTTGCCGCCGGCGTGACCGCCCAGGCCGAGGAAGAGCAGGACGGCACCGATCCCGGTGACCACCGCGCCCGCGACGGTCACCTTGGTCAGCGGCCGGTCCGGGGTGGCCACGTCCTGCATCGCCGCGATCGGTGGAATCCGCGCGGCCCGCAGCGCCGGCAGCAGCGCCGCCACCACCGTGATGATCAGGCCGACCGCGAACGCACCGATCACCGCCGACGCGGGCACTCCCACACCGGCCAGGGTCAACCCGCCGGCGAAGGTGCTGAACAGGTACGCCAGCAGGGCACCGACCCCGATGCCGGCGGCCAGGCCGAGCACCGAGGCGATCAGGCCGATCGCGATCGCCTCCAGCACCACCGAGCCGATGATCTGCTTGCCGCTGGCGCCCACGGCCCGCAGCAGCGCCAGTTCCCGGGTGCGTTGCGCCACGATGATCGAGAAGGTGTTGAGGATCAGGAACGTGCCGACCAGCAGCGCCACCGCGGCGAAGCCGAGCAGGATCCGGTTGAAGAAGGCCAGCCCCTCCTTCAGGCCGGCGGCCGCGTCGGCGGAGAGCTGCTCACCGGTCTTGACCTCGTACCCGTCGCCGACCGCCGCGGCCACCGCGTCGCGCAGTTCGTCGTCGGAGACGCCGGAGGCGGCGCTGACCACGATGTTGTTGAACACGTCCGGCTCGCCGAGCATCAACCGCTGCGCCGCCGGGGTGGTGAACATGACCTCGTTGGCGCCGCCGATGGAGTCCCGGTCGCCGCTGTAACCGAAGATGCCGACGATGGTGAAGTCCTCGCGCGGGCCCAGGGTGAGCACGCCGACCCGGTCGCCGAGGGCGACCTTGCCGGCGGTCGCCAGACCCTTGTTGATGACGATCTCGTCGTCGGCCTGGGGTTCCCGGCCCTCGCGCAACTGCAGCAGGTCGCTCACGCCGATCCAGTTGCCGCCCAGCTGCGGCGGCCCGAACGAGGTGACGGCCTTGCCGTTGCTGCCGATCAGCCGGGCACCGTCGGCGCTCACCACGCCGGTGGCCTCGGCCACCCCGGGCACCGACCGCACCGTCTCCACCGTGGCCGCCGGGAACGGCGGCTGCAGCGCCTCGCCCTCCATCTCCGTCATCGCCAGCTTCGGCTTGCCGGCCACGTTGACGTCGACATCCTCGTAGGCCTCGGCGAAGATCTGGTCGAAGGAACGGCCGAGGGTGTCGGTGAGGACGAAGGCGCCGGAGACGAACATGACGCCGAGCACCACCGCCAGGCCGGACAGCACCAGCCGGACCTTGCGCGCCAACAGGCTCTTCAGAGTCGCCCGGAACATCAGCCGGACACCTCGGCGGGAGCGTCCAGCTTCTTCATCGTGTCCAGCACCGTCTCGGCGGTCGGCTCGATCAACTCCGAGACGATCTCTCCGTCGGCGAGGAACACCACCCGGTCGGCGTACGCGGCGGCGGTCGGGTCGTGGGTGACCATGACGATGGTCTGCCCGTGCTCGCGTACCGAGTTGCGCAGGAAGTTGAGCACCTCGGCGCCGGAGCGCGAGTCGAGGTTGCCGGTCGGCTCGTCGGCGAAGATCACCTCGGGGCGGGCCACCAGGGCCCGGGCGCACGCCACCCGCTGCTGCTGGCCGCCGGAGAGCTGCGCCGGCCGGTGGCCCAACCGGTCCCGCAGGCCGACCGTGTCGATCACGACGTCGTACCAGGCCGGGTCCGGCTTGCGCCCGGCGATCGACAGCGGCAGCAGGATGTTCTCCTTGGCGGTCAACGTCGGCAGCAGGTTGAACTGCTGGAAGATGAAACCGACCTTGTCCCGGCGCAGCTTCGTCAGGCCCGCGTCACCGAGCCCGGTGACCGTGGTGTCGCCGACCTGCACCGTTCCCCGGGTCACCGTGTCCAACCCGGCCAGGCAGTGCATCAGCGTCGACTTGCCGGAGCCGGACGGGCCCATGATCGCGGTGAACCGCCCGCGCTCGAACTCGGCACTGACCCCCCGCAGCGCGATGACCTGCGCCTCGCCGCTGCCGTACACCTTCCACACGTCGCTCGCCCGGGCTGCGGCCGGGGCCGGCTGGCCTGTCGTAGCGGTCACGTCACGTACCTCTCCGTCGCTGTCTGATCGCGCCGCCCCCGCTGGTCCGGCGCGAGTCCATCATCGGTGCTGCCCGAGGCGGATCCCTCCGACTCCGGGCGGAGCCGGGGCGGATTTCCGGCTGCGGGTACCCCCCACGCGGCGTCAGGGTTTGTCCCCGACCCGCGACCGGTCGGCGTCCACCGGCCGGCGCATCCCATCGTGACGGTCTCCGCCACGTGAGGATCAACCAGATTCCGCCGCCGGTCGTCACGGTAGGTGACGGATGCAACGGCCGCGTTACGCCCCAGGTCGGACCAGACCCGACTCGTACGCCAGGACGACCGCCTGCACCCGGTCGCGCAACCCGAGCTTGGTCAGCACGTGCCCCACGTGGGTCTTGATGGTGGTCTCGCTCACCGACAGCGCCCGGGCGATCTCGGCGTTGGACAACCCCCGGGCCACCTGCACGAGCACCTCCCGTTCCCGCTCGGTCAACGCGCCGAGCGCCTTCGGGGGCGTCGCCGACGGGTCCGGCAGCGCGTCGGCGAAGCGGTCCAGCAACCGTCGCAGGATCCGGGGCGCCACCACCGCGTCACCGGCGGCCACCGTGTGGATCGCGGTGACCAGATCCTCCGCCGGCACGTCCTTGGCCAGGAAGCCGCTCGCCCCGGCGCGCAGCGCCCCCACCACGTACTCGTCGAGGTCGAAGGTGGTCAGGATGAGCACCCGCACCGGCAGCCGCGCGTCCACGATGGCCCGGGTGGCGCTCACCCCGTCCATCCGGGGCATCCGGATGTCCATCAGCACCACGTCCGGCAGCAGCCGGCGGGACAGCTCCACCGCCTCCGCCCCGTCGCCGGCCTCCGCGACGATGTCCAGGTCGGTCTCCGCGCCGAGGACCATCCGGAAGCCGGTACGCAGCAGCGGCTGGTCGTCGGCGAGCAGGATGCGCACCGGCCGTGCCCGCCCGGTCGAATCGGCCATCTGATCCTCCACCCTCACAGGCCCGCTCACCGGGCCACCTTGCCGCCGTCGGGCAGGGGTTCGACCGGGATGCGCGCGTACACCCGGTAGCCGCCGCCGGTCCGCGCGCCGATGCGCAGGACCCCACCGTAGAGCCCGACCCGCTCCCGCATCCCGACCAGGCCGTGCCCGACCCGGTCCGTGTCCGGCGACGGCCCCCGACCGGTGTCGGTGACCTCCACCTCCACCGCGCCGCCGGTGAAGCTCACCCGCACCTGCGCGGTGGCCGTGCCGGCGTGCTTGAGCGCGTTCGTCAGCGCCTCCTGCACGATCCGGTACACGGTCAGCGCGACCCCCTCCTCCAGGGGCCCGGGGGTGCCCGCCACGGTCAGCGTCACCGGCAACCCGGCCTCGCGCACCTGGTCGG
This is a stretch of genomic DNA from Micromonospora sp. WMMD1082. It encodes these proteins:
- a CDS encoding ABC transporter ATP-binding protein, producing MTATTGQPAPAAARASDVWKVYGSGEAQVIALRGVSAEFERGRFTAIMGPSGSGKSTLMHCLAGLDTVTRGTVQVGDTTVTGLGDAGLTKLRRDKVGFIFQQFNLLPTLTAKENILLPLSIAGRKPDPAWYDVVIDTVGLRDRLGHRPAQLSGGQQQRVACARALVARPEVIFADEPTGNLDSRSGAEVLNFLRNSVREHGQTIVMVTHDPTAAAYADRVVFLADGEIVSELIEPTAETVLDTMKKLDAPAEVSG
- a CDS encoding ABC transporter permease, which encodes MFRATLKSLLARKVRLVLSGLAVVLGVMFVSGAFVLTDTLGRSFDQIFAEAYEDVDVNVAGKPKLAMTEMEGEALQPPFPAATVETVRSVPGVAEATGVVSADGARLIGSNGKAVTSFGPPQLGGNWIGVSDLLQLREGREPQADDEIVINKGLATAGKVALGDRVGVLTLGPREDFTIVGIFGYSGDRDSIGGANEVMFTTPAAQRLMLGEPDVFNNIVVSAASGVSDDELRDAVAAAVGDGYEVKTGEQLSADAAAGLKEGLAFFNRILLGFAAVALLVGTFLILNTFSIIVAQRTRELALLRAVGASGKQIIGSVVLEAIAIGLIASVLGLAAGIGVGALLAYLFSTFAGGLTLAGVGVPASAVIGAFAVGLIITVVAALLPALRAARIPPIAAMQDVATPDRPLTKVTVAGAVVTGIGAVLLFLGLGGHAGGNTLAAILGGVLFAFIGVALLTPLISRPVVAALGAVFSGWVPGKLGRLNSGRNPRRTAITAAALMVGIALVTGITVILDSAKSSISGLAQDSIKAELVIAGTQTGPRPPTFDPAVLEEAKAIPGVRLVDGEYGDMAMINGERTWVGASSEPTALRQMFGAVPAAGDIERVGPGQMLISSDMAQTRGLSVGSTVPVQLARGEERPYTVTGIYESSPLFGPVALSADAARDFSIPQPIQGYLQLEPGTRVADVLPRVEALLADSPEVAVADRDAFIEEQAGQLDGLLTMIRILLALAIVIAVLGIINTLALSVLERTRELGLLRAIGLRRSQTMGMITVEAVVISVFGALLGVVVGAGLGAAVVEALRDEGITKLVLPWGQMGVFLGLAAIIGVVAAVLPAIRAARINVLGAIAHD
- a CDS encoding response regulator transcription factor produces the protein MADSTGRARPVRILLADDQPLLRTGFRMVLGAETDLDIVAEAGDGAEAVELSRRLLPDVVLMDIRMPRMDGVSATRAIVDARLPVRVLILTTFDLDEYVVGALRAGASGFLAKDVPAEDLVTAIHTVAAGDAVVAPRILRRLLDRFADALPDPSATPPKALGALTEREREVLVQVARGLSNAEIARALSVSETTIKTHVGHVLTKLGLRDRVQAVVLAYESGLVRPGA